The following coding sequences lie in one Brettanomyces bruxellensis chromosome 6, complete sequence genomic window:
- a CDS encoding uncharacterized protein (CAZy:GH2) — protein MIKAITVKNWKYRQAGSEKWKQGRKDAAKSEIQAELIANNEIPSPFIDCHARDIQWVGEKDWEYQSEFQVPKEDQKKRVQILEFNGLDTFCTVNLNGEEILKTDNMFIKYSVDVTKKLKYDEPNKLHLYFKSALVEARRLEKIHGKGHSFNGEVSRTQVRKAQYGWGWDWGDAVMTCGPWQPVRLLSYDAHLRDVYVKVVDPNAQESKIDVQAEIDAPKSADILLDVKVWGPNGNEIEIEPKKQLVSGAKLSVKFPIKEPELWFPRGKGKQPLYTFETTLYSSDGTILDKTTKKVGIRNVELVQEPLEDAEGTSFYFKVNGVPVYCNGSNWIPGHSIPCLFTDDDYKKWIQLAVDGNQNMIRVWGGGYYEDELFYSECDRLGIMVWQDFMFACAAYPAYPEFIASVQNEVETQLKRLRNHCCLSIFAGNNEDYQVAESCNLDWDKDDHSGDYTKTSFPARTIYEKTLPELCARLQPDVPYHPGSPWGGKDTSDKTVGDIHQWNVWHGSQEQYQNWYKLGGRFVSEFGMEALPSIKTYEDCITDPTELYAQSESVDFHNKADGFARRLALYVIENLKLQGDDFESMIYTTQLMQAECLSYAYKCWRRRWYGDGKRYSGGAIVWQLNDCCPIASWAIVDFYGRPKLSFYAVKRESTDVGVGMYRNEDSNHDNDSESGIGKPHNYEIHSYNVDIWGVNASLKNIPAKLLVDVYEVESGKLINSLTPADVVLKANQTTEFVKALHLPKGKKVVVYSRVEVDGKILATAADWPQPLKYLKFPDRHVGYEILDGSITLTANKPVKGVQVTVKNRDVFLQDNGFDIFPGDKVVVKGDIKKTDNIGIRYYNM, from the coding sequence atgattaaaGCAATTACAGTGAAAAACTGGAAGTATAGACAGGCTGGAAGTGAGAAATGGAAACAAGGACGCAAGGATGCTGCAAAGAGTGAAATACAGGCTGAGCTAATTGCAAATAACGAAATTCCAAGTCCATTTATCGACTGCCATGCCCGCGATATCCAGTGGGTTGGAGAGAAAGACTGGGAATACCAGTCTGAGTTCCAGGTGCCAAAGGAAgaccaaaaaaagagagtCCAAATTCTTGAGTTTAATGGTTTGGACACTTTCTGTACTGTGAATCTCAATGGTGAAGAGATTTTGAAGACTGATAACATGTTCATCAAGTATAGTGTCGATGTCACTAAGAAGTTGAAATACGACGAGCCTAACAAGTTACATCTCTATTTTAAGAGTGCTCTTGTGGAGGCTCGGAGACTTGAAAAGATTCACGGAAAGGGACATAGCTTCAATGGCGAAGTGTCACGTACCCAAGTGAGAAAAGCCCAATATGGATGGGGATGGGATTGGGGTGATGCTGTTATGACTTGTGGACCTTGGCAACCAGTGAGATTGCTCTCATATGATGCACATTTGAGGGATGTCTATGTAAAGGTTGTCGATCCAAACGCACAAGAGTCAAAAATCGACGTTCAGGCTGAGATTGATGCTCCTAAATCGGCAGATATCTTACTCGACGTCAAGGTTTGGGGACCAAACGGCAATGAAATTGAGATAGAGCCAAAGAAACAGCTTGTTTCAGGAGCAAAGTTGTCGGTCAAGTTTCCAATCAAGGAACCTGAGTTATGGTTCCCACGTGGAAAGGGTAAGCAACCACTTTATACGTTTGAAACTACTCTTTATTCTTCAGACGGCACCATTTTGGATAAGACTACAAAGAAAGTTGGAATCCGGAATGTGGAGTTAGTCCAAGAGCCATTGGAAGACGCTGAAGGTACCAGTTTCTATTTCAAGGTGAATGGTGTTCCAGTTTATTGTAACGGATCGAACTGGATTCCAGGTCACTCCATTCCATGCCTTTTCACGGACGATGATTACAAGAAGTGGATCCAGTTGGCAGTGGACGGAAACCAGAACATGATTCGTGTTTGGGGTGGTGGATACTACGAGGATGAATTATTCTACTCAGAATGTGATCGTCTAGGAATAATGGTTTGGCAGGATTTCATGTTTGCATGTGCTGCATACCCTGCATACCCAGAATTTATAGCCAGCGTTCAAAATGAGGTTGAAACTCAATTGAAAAGGTTGAGAAACCACTGTTGTTTGAGTATTTTTGCTGGAAACAACGAAGATTATCAGGTGGCCGAGAGCTGCAATTTGGATTGGGACAAGGATGACCATTCTGGTGATTACACTAAAACATCTTTCCCAGCAAGAACCATTTATGAAAAGACCTTGCCAGAGTTGTGCGCCAGACTTCAGCCAGATGTTCCTTATCACCCTGGTTCACCTTGGGGAGGTAAGGATACATCAGATAAGACTGTTGGAGATATTCATCAGTGGAATGTTTGGCATGGAAGTCAAGAGCAATATCAAAACTGGTACAAGCTTGGCGGACGTTTTGTTTCTGAGTTTGGCATGGAAGCCCTCCCATCTATAAAAACTTATGAAGACTGTATCACCGATCCAACTGAACTTTACGCTCAAAGTGAAAGTGTTGACTTCCACAACAAGGCTGATGGATTCGCTCGGAGATTGGCTTTGTATGTCATCGAGAACTTGAAACTTCAGGGTGATGACTTTGAAAGCATGATTTATACAACCCAGTTAATGCAAGCTGAGTGTTTAAGTTATGCTTACAAGTGTTGGAGGAGGAGATGGTATGGTGATGGAAAACGTTATTCCGGAGGAGCAATCGTTTGGCAACTTAATGATTGTTGTCCAATTGCTTCCTGGGCTATTGTTGACTTCTATGGTCGTCCAAAGTTGTCCTTCTACGCTGTCAAACGTGAGAGCACTGATGTTGGTGTCGGAATGTATAGGAATGAAGACTCTAATCACGACAACGACTCAGAATCCGGCATCGGCAAACCTCATAATTACGAAATTCATAGTTACAACGTGGATATATGGGGAGTCAATGCTTCTTTGAAGAATATTCCTGCAAAACTTCTTGTCGATGTTTATGAAGTCGAAAGCGGCAAACTTATCAACAGCTTGACACCAGCAGATGTCGTCCTCAAAGCCAATCAGACAACTGAGTTTGTGAAAGCTTTGCACTTACctaaaggaaagaaagttgTTGTGTACTCCCgtgttgaagttgatggTAAAATTTTGGCAACGGCTGCTGACTGGCCCCAGCCACTCAAATACTTGAAATTCCCAGATCGCCATGTCGGTTATGAAATTTTAGATGGCTCAATCACATTGACAGCAAACAAGCCTGTTAAGGGTGTTCAAGTCACCGTCAAGAACAGAGATGTTTTCCTTCAAGATAACGGGTTTGATATTTTCCCCGGCGACAAAGTTGTTGTTAAAGGTGACATTAAGAAGACTGACAACATTGGTATCCGTTACTATAATATGTAA